In Benincasa hispida cultivar B227 unplaced genomic scaffold, ASM972705v1 Contig502, whole genome shotgun sequence, the following proteins share a genomic window:
- the LOC120069555 gene encoding RNA-binding protein Musashi homolog 1: MDRKLVVLGIPWDVDTEGLRDYMSKFGELEDCIVMKERSTGRSRGFGYVTFATDEDAKNALSSEHFLGNRMMEVKVATPKEEMRAPPKRVTRIFVARISQSVTEAAFRSHFEKYGEITDLYMPKDQGSKTHRGIGFITFASSDSVENLMADTHELGGSTVVVDRATPKDDDFRPIGKMPQGGGGGGYGAYNAYISAATRYAALGAPTLYDHPGSVYGRREIRGMGKKIFVGRLPQEASADDLRQYFGRFGRILDVYVPKDPKRSGHRGFGFVTFAEDGVADRVSRRSHEICGQQVAIDSATPLDDAGAGAGAAGASGTFMMNSAAESFGGYVGPMRTYGRMYGSLDFDDWGYGIGGGRPSRADWRYRPY; encoded by the exons ATGGATCGGAAGTTGGTG GTTCTTGGTATTCCATGGGACGTCGATACAGAAGGGCTGAGAGACTACATGAGCAAATTTGGGGAGTTGGAGGATTGTATTGTCATGAAG GAGAGGTCAACTGGTCGTTCTCGTGGTTTTGGATATGTGACATTTGCAACCGATGAAGATGCTAAG AATGCACTATCAAGTGAGCACTTTCTTGGCAACAGAATGATGGAAGTTAAAGTTGCCACACCTAAG GAGGAGATGAGAGCACCTCCAAAGAGAGTCACTAGGATTTTTGTAGCAAGGATCTCACAATCTGTGACTGAGGCTGCCTTCCGCAG TCATTTTGAGAAATATGGAGAGATAACAGATCTTTACATGCCAAAG GACCAGGGATCAAAAACCCATCGTGGAATAGGTTTCATCACTTTTGCAAGTTCAG ATTCTGTGGAAAATTTGATGGCTGATACTCATGAATTGGGAGGTTCTACTGTGGTTGTTGATAGAGCGACCCCTAAG GATGATGATTTCAGGCCCATAGGGAAAATGCCGCAGGGGGGTGGTGGGGGTGGATACGGTGCATACAATGCTTATATTTCTGCCGCAACAAGATATGCAGCACTTGGTGCTCCTACCTTATATGACCATCCGGGCTCAGTTTATGGGA GAAGGGAAATTCGAGGGATGGGGAAAAAGATTTTTGTTGGTAGGCTCCCACAAGAAGCATCTGCTGATGATCTCCGACAATACTTTGGTAGATTTGGCCGTATATTGGATGTCTATGTTCCGAAG GATCCTAAAAGATCTGGTCATCGAGGTTTTGGTTTCGTAACTTTTGCTGAAGATGGTGTAGCAGATCGTGTATCTCGAAGATCTCATGAGATTTGTGGACAACAG GTTGCTATTGATTCAGCCACTCCTCTTGATGATGCTGGAGCTGGAGCTGGAGCAGCTGGAGCAAGTGGAACTTTTATGATGAATAGCGCCGCAGAATCTTTTGGCGGCTATGTGGGACCTATGAGGACTTATGGACGGATGTATGGAAGCCTGGACTTCGATGAT TGGGGTTATGGAATTGGTGGTGGAAGACCATCTAGAGCAGACTGGAGGTATCGGCCATACTAA